A window of Streptomyces sp. NBC_01689 genomic DNA:
CTACGTTACGTCGTACGACTGACAGTCACTTCTCGGAAGTACCGGACGCAGCGGACGTCACGGAGGAACCGGACACGCCGCTCGTCCGCTGCTCCACCAGGGCCGCCGCCTCCGCGCGCAGGTCGCGGCGGAGCTCCTTCGGCAGCGAGAAGGTGATGGACTCCTCGGCCGCCTTGACGATCTCCACGTCCTCGAAACCGCGGGTGGAGAGCCATTCCAGGACCTGCTCGACCAGGACCTCGGGGACGGAGGCGCCGGAGGTGACACCGACGGTCGTCACTCCGTCCAGCCAGCCCTCGTCGATCTCGTCGGCGAAGTCCACGAGGTGCGCGTCGCGGGCACCCGCCAGCTTGGCCACCTCGACGAGGCGGACGGAGTTCGAGGAGTTCTTCGAGCCGACCACGATGACGAGGTCGGCCTCCTCGCCCATCTGCTTCACGGCGAGCTGACGGTTCTGCGTGGCGTAGCAGATGTCGTCGCTGGGCGGGGAGATGAGCTGCGGGAACTTCTCCTTGAGGGCGTCGACCGTCTCCATGGTCTCGTCGACCGACAGCGTGGTCTGGGAGAGCCAGACGACCCTGGACGGGTCGCGGACCTCGACCTTGGCGACGTCGCCCGGGCCGTCCACGAGCGTGATGTGGTCGGGGGCCTCGCCGGAGGTGCCGATGACCTCCTCGTGGCCCTCGTGCCCGATCAGCAGGATGTCGAAGTCCTCGTTCGCGAAGCGGACCGCTTCCTTGTGCACCTTGGTGACCAGGGGGCAGGTCGCGTCGATGGTGGCGAGCCGGCCGGCGGCGGCCTCGTCGTGGACGACCGGGGCGACGCCGTGCGCGGAGAACATGACGATGGACCCCTCGGGGACCTCCGCCGTCCGCTCGACGAAGATCGCGCCCTTCTTCTCCAGGGTCTGCACGACGTACTTGTTGTGGACGATCTCGTGGCGGACGTAGATCGGGGCCCCGTACTGCTCCAGGGCCTTCTCGACGGCGATCACGGCGCGGTCCACGCCCGCGCAGTAGCCACGGGGGGCGGCGAGCAGGACACGGCGGCCAGGCGAAGCAGTCATGCACCCCATCGTAAGGCCGCACCCGGCAGGCGGTGGATCGCCTCCTCCGTGGAGCCGGTTGAGCCGATGGAGCCGGTCGGTCCGATGGCCCCGGTGACGGAACCGAGGGCTTCCGGTGCGCGCGGCCGTGTTGTCGGACCCTGCCACTACGCTCGGGCGCATGGCTCTGAACACGTCCGCGGACGCTCCGCTGCCCGTCGGAGAGGTGTCCCGGCTCATCGGGGGATGGATCGACCGGCTCGGCGCGGTGTGGGTCGAGGGGCAGATCACCCAGTTGTCGCGGCGTCCCGGCGCGGGTGTCGTCTTCCTGACGCTGCGCGACCCGTCGCACGACATCTCGGTGAGCGTCACCTGCTACCGGCAGGTGTTCGACGCCGTGTCGGACGTGGTGAGCGAGGGCGCCCGCGTCGTCGTCCTCGCCAGGCCGGAGTGGTACGCGCCGCGCGGCCAGCTGTCGTTGCGCGCCACCGAGATCAAGCCGGTGGGTGTCGGTGAACTGCTGGCCCGTCTTGAGCAGTTGAAGAAGGCCTTGGCGGCGGAGGGGCTGTTCGCGGCCGAGCGGAAGAAGCCGCTGCCGTTCCTGCCCCAGCTCATCGGGCTGGTGTGCGGGCGGGCCTCCGCGGCCGAGCGGGACGTGCTGGAGAACGCGCGGCACCGCTGGCCCGCCGTCCGTTTCGAGGTGCGCAACGTCCCCGTCCAGGGGGTGCACGCGGTGCCGCAGGTCGTGCAGGCCGTGAAGGAGCTCGACGCGCTCGACGGCGTGGACGTGATCGTCGTGGCGCGGGGCGGCGGCAGCGTGGAGGACCTGCTGCCCTTCTCGGACGAGCAGCTCGTCCGGGCGGTCGCGGCCTGCCGTACGCCGGTCGTCTCGGCGATCGGGCACGAGCCGGACACCCCTCTCCTGGACCTGGTGGCCGACCTGCGGGCCTCCACGCCGACCGACGCGGCCAAGAAGGTCGTACCGGACGTGGGCGAGGAGTACGAGCGGGTACGGCTCCTGCGCGACCGCGCGCGCCGTAGCGTCCGCTCCCTCGTCGAGCGCGAGGAGCGCGGGCTCGCGCACGCGCTGGCCCGGCCCTCGATAGAGGACCCGCACCGGATGGTCGACGAACGCGCGGAGCAGGTCGCGTCGCTCCTCGACCGCGGCCGGCGCACGCTCCGCCACCTCCTGGACCGCGCGGACTCCGAGCTGACGCACACCCACGCGCGCGTGGTGGCGCTCTC
This region includes:
- the xseA gene encoding exodeoxyribonuclease VII large subunit, with product MALNTSADAPLPVGEVSRLIGGWIDRLGAVWVEGQITQLSRRPGAGVVFLTLRDPSHDISVSVTCYRQVFDAVSDVVSEGARVVVLARPEWYAPRGQLSLRATEIKPVGVGELLARLEQLKKALAAEGLFAAERKKPLPFLPQLIGLVCGRASAAERDVLENARHRWPAVRFEVRNVPVQGVHAVPQVVQAVKELDALDGVDVIVVARGGGSVEDLLPFSDEQLVRAVAACRTPVVSAIGHEPDTPLLDLVADLRASTPTDAAKKVVPDVGEEYERVRLLRDRARRSVRSLVEREERGLAHALARPSIEDPHRMVDERAEQVASLLDRGRRTLRHLLDRADSELTHTHARVVALSPAATLHRGYAVLQRADGQVVRDPDEVTAGEALRARVAEGEFSVRVDA
- a CDS encoding 4-hydroxy-3-methylbut-2-enyl diphosphate reductase; this encodes MGCMTASPGRRVLLAAPRGYCAGVDRAVIAVEKALEQYGAPIYVRHEIVHNKYVVQTLEKKGAIFVERTAEVPEGSIVMFSAHGVAPVVHDEAAAGRLATIDATCPLVTKVHKEAVRFANEDFDILLIGHEGHEEVIGTSGEAPDHITLVDGPGDVAKVEVRDPSRVVWLSQTTLSVDETMETVDALKEKFPQLISPPSDDICYATQNRQLAVKQMGEEADLVIVVGSKNSSNSVRLVEVAKLAGARDAHLVDFADEIDEGWLDGVTTVGVTSGASVPEVLVEQVLEWLSTRGFEDVEIVKAAEESITFSLPKELRRDLRAEAAALVEQRTSGVSGSSVTSAASGTSEK